The Pseudomonas sp. FP198 genomic interval CGGCTCCAGTTGAAATCCTCGGCGGTATAACCCTGGGCGCGCAGGCCGATCTGCACCACGCGATCGCAGTCGAGCAGGCCTTCTTCCACGGCGCGGCGGAAGGTGGTGCCGTGGGCGATTTTCTCGCCGAACATGTGATCGTTCACATCAGCGTGGGCGTCGATGTGCACGAGGCCGACCTTGCCGTGTTTCTTGTGGATCGCCCGCAGGATCGGCAGGGTGATGGTGTGGTCGCCGCCCAGGGTCAGGGGGATGACGTTATGTTCGAGGATCTTGTGGTACGACTCTTCGATGATCCGCACCGCGTCGAGCAGGTTGAAGGTATTGATTGCCACGTCGCCAATGTCCGCCACCGACAGCGAGTCGAACGGCGCGGCACCGGTGGCCATGTTGTAGGGACGGATCATCACGGATTCGGCGCGGATCTCGCGGGGCCCGAAGCGGGTACCGGCGCGCAGCGAGGTGCCGATGTCCAGTGGCACGCCGACAAAGGCTGCGTCCAGGCCGGCGGCGGTGGGCAAATGGGGCAGGCGCATCATGGTGGCGATGCCGCCGAAGCGCGGCATTTCGTTGCCGCCCAGTGGTTGGTGAAGAATCTTGTCCACGGGTAGGGCCTCATCGTTTGTTTTATTTATCAGGGGCCGATTCTGCGAAAAGCCTTCGCCGTGAAGAATCGCTGGCGGCAAATACTTAGTTCAGATTTTTCTAAACTAATGCGAGACGGGGCGATAGACTCCGCAGCAGCGCAATCCTGGGGCAGACGATTAAGCCCTGTGGCGAGGGAGCTTGCTCCCGCTCGATGGCGCAGCCATCGCAAAACCAGCCAACGCGGTCTGCCTGATACATCGAGGTGAAAGGGCTTGGGGCCGCTTCGCAGCCCAGCGGGAGCAAGCTCCCTCGCCACAAAAGCACGGCAGGCTCTGTATATGTGTGATCTGGAGATACCCCGATGGCCAACGCTCTACCCGACCTGAAACTGCTGCGCATTTTTGTCAGCGTGGTCCGGCACCAGGGGTTTGCCAATGCC includes:
- the speB gene encoding agmatinase: MDKILHQPLGGNEMPRFGGIATMMRLPHLPTAAGLDAAFVGVPLDIGTSLRAGTRFGPREIRAESVMIRPYNMATGAAPFDSLSVADIGDVAINTFNLLDAVRIIEESYHKILEHNVIPLTLGGDHTITLPILRAIHKKHGKVGLVHIDAHADVNDHMFGEKIAHGTTFRRAVEEGLLDCDRVVQIGLRAQGYTAEDFNWSRNQGFRVVQAEECWHKSLAPLMAEVREKVGGGPVYLSFDIDGIDPAWAPGTGTPEIGGLTTIQAIEIVRGCQGLDLVGCDLVEVSPPYDTTGNTSLLGANLLYEMLCVLPGVVHR